One window of Mesorhizobium sp. WSM4904 genomic DNA carries:
- a CDS encoding DoxX family protein → MKLFESLAEYRPQVLGVLRIMTALQFIEHGTQKLFNFPSGAHAEALTGLALTSGILEFAGGILLALGLFTRPVAFLLCGEMAVAYFMVHMPRNFFPANNGGDAAILFCFVFLYLFFAGPGSFALDNRDSARA, encoded by the coding sequence TTGAAGCTTTTCGAAAGCCTTGCCGAATACCGTCCGCAGGTGCTGGGCGTGCTTCGCATCATGACCGCGCTGCAGTTCATCGAGCACGGCACCCAGAAACTGTTCAATTTTCCTTCTGGCGCCCATGCCGAGGCCCTGACCGGGCTTGCGCTGACGTCCGGCATTCTCGAGTTTGCCGGCGGCATCCTGCTGGCGCTGGGGCTCTTCACGCGCCCGGTGGCGTTCCTGCTCTGCGGCGAGATGGCTGTCGCCTATTTCATGGTGCACATGCCGCGCAATTTCTTCCCGGCCAACAATGGCGGCGACGCAGCCATCCTGTTCTGCTTCGTCTTCCTCTATCTGTTCTTTGCCGGTCCGGGCTCCTTCGCGCTGGACAATCGCGACAGCGCCAGGGCGTAG
- a CDS encoding trimethylamine methyltransferase family protein, translated as MTEPRRKRGAERTSNRGPSAIPQLPLRRVTNPYPPMALLSADQIEAIHQASMHILENFGIEVMSRRALALFERAGAKVDHSSMNVRVDRGMVDEALKTTRASYTLTPRNPARAIHLGGNTINFTLVAGPPNVHDMERGRRAGNLADYSDLVRLAQHFNCIHMLGNQVCAPIELPANSRHLDTYFANLTLTDKCFHVSAIGRGRALDGIEMMAIARGLTLEQLGEDPGVTTIISVNSPRRFDEMMAEGLMTMAEFGQSVAVTPFTLMGAMSPVTLAGALAQQNAEALFGIALTQLVRPGAPVMYGAFTSNVDMKSGAPAFGTPENTKANIASGQLARRYNLPYRTTPGSASNTTDAQGAYETLMALWGAVLGHGNLVYHAAGWQEGGLTASFEKLIIDVEMIQHMMEFLRPIVVDEGELAVEALGAVPTGGHFFGEPHTLERYATAFYQPMLSNWQNYEAWQEAGALDATARATRLWKKALEEYVQPAMDPGVREALEAYIARRKEAIGQGEP; from the coding sequence ATGACCGAACCAAGACGAAAACGCGGCGCCGAGCGAACCAGCAACCGGGGGCCATCCGCCATCCCGCAGTTGCCGCTAAGGCGCGTGACGAATCCCTACCCGCCGATGGCTCTGCTTTCGGCCGACCAGATCGAAGCCATCCATCAGGCGTCGATGCACATCCTGGAAAATTTCGGCATCGAGGTGATGAGCAGGAGGGCGCTCGCCCTGTTCGAACGCGCCGGCGCCAAGGTCGATCACAGCTCGATGAATGTGCGCGTCGATCGCGGCATGGTCGACGAGGCACTGAAGACGACGCGTGCCAGCTACACGCTTACGCCGCGCAACCCGGCCCGCGCCATTCATCTCGGCGGCAACACCATCAACTTCACGCTGGTCGCCGGGCCGCCCAATGTGCACGACATGGAGCGCGGCCGCCGTGCCGGCAACCTCGCCGACTACTCGGACCTCGTCCGACTGGCGCAGCATTTCAACTGCATCCACATGCTCGGCAACCAGGTCTGCGCGCCGATCGAGCTGCCGGCGAATTCGCGTCATCTCGACACCTATTTCGCCAACCTGACGCTGACCGACAAATGCTTCCATGTCTCGGCGATCGGCCGGGGCAGGGCGCTGGACGGCATCGAGATGATGGCGATTGCGCGCGGCCTGACACTGGAGCAGTTGGGCGAAGATCCCGGCGTCACCACCATCATCTCGGTCAACTCGCCGCGCCGCTTCGACGAGATGATGGCCGAAGGGCTGATGACCATGGCCGAGTTCGGCCAGTCGGTGGCGGTGACGCCGTTCACGCTGATGGGCGCGATGAGCCCGGTGACGCTCGCCGGCGCGCTGGCGCAGCAGAACGCCGAAGCACTGTTCGGCATCGCGCTGACGCAACTCGTGCGGCCGGGCGCGCCGGTGATGTACGGCGCCTTCACCTCCAATGTCGACATGAAGTCCGGAGCACCGGCCTTCGGCACGCCGGAGAACACGAAAGCAAACATCGCCTCCGGGCAATTGGCGCGGCGCTACAATCTGCCGTACCGCACTACGCCCGGCTCCGCCTCCAATACCACCGACGCGCAAGGCGCCTACGAGACGCTGATGGCGCTGTGGGGCGCCGTGCTTGGACACGGCAACCTCGTCTACCATGCCGCCGGCTGGCAGGAGGGCGGGCTGACGGCGTCGTTCGAGAAGCTCATCATCGATGTCGAGATGATCCAGCACATGATGGAATTCCTACGGCCGATCGTGGTCGACGAAGGCGAACTGGCCGTCGAAGCGCTGGGCGCGGTGCCGACGGGCGGCCATTTCTTCGGCGAGCCGCACACGCTGGAGCGCTATGCCACCGCCTTCTATCAGCCGATGCTTTCCAACTGGCAAAATTACGAAGCCTGGCAGGAGGCCGGCGCGCTCGACGCCACGGCCCGCGCGACGCGGCTATGGAAGAAAGCGCTGGAGGAATATGTCCAGCCGGCCATGGATCCTGGCGTGCGCGAGGCCCTCGAAGCCTATATCGCGCGCCGCAAGGAAGCGATCGGACAGGGCGAGCCGTGA
- a CDS encoding gamma-glutamylcyclotransferase has protein sequence MRRMSLTPELVALCHREEVDPGPSGEWTQLNDDDFRALALRLSGEADEGPLWVFAYGSLIWKPAFESVEQRRASAHGWHRSFCLDLVRWRGSAEQPGLMMALERGGCCDGVIYRLPDGEKPAQIERLLRREIDDHEAVSSVRWVPVRTAQGSLRALGFWVGVTGRGTSLRQPLERVAKILARACGHVGSGAEYLYNTVSHLETFGIHDRNLWRLQQLVADEIRSLHGHRIASGEPSETVVPAII, from the coding sequence ATGCGTCGAATGTCGCTCACGCCCGAGCTCGTCGCTCTGTGCCACCGGGAGGAGGTCGATCCGGGCCCGAGCGGGGAATGGACACAGTTGAACGACGACGATTTCCGGGCGCTTGCCTTGCGCCTGTCGGGCGAAGCCGACGAGGGGCCGCTCTGGGTGTTCGCCTACGGCTCGCTGATCTGGAAGCCGGCCTTCGAATCCGTCGAGCAGCGGCGCGCCTCGGCCCATGGCTGGCATCGGTCCTTCTGCCTGGACCTTGTGCGCTGGAGAGGCAGCGCCGAGCAGCCGGGGCTGATGATGGCGCTCGAGCGCGGCGGGTGCTGCGATGGCGTGATCTACCGTCTGCCCGATGGCGAGAAGCCGGCCCAGATCGAGAGGCTGCTGCGGCGTGAAATCGACGATCACGAGGCTGTCAGCTCCGTCAGATGGGTTCCGGTACGCACGGCACAAGGATCGTTGCGGGCGCTGGGCTTCTGGGTTGGAGTGACGGGCAGGGGGACGTCGCTCAGGCAGCCACTCGAAAGGGTAGCAAAGATACTGGCACGCGCGTGCGGCCATGTCGGCTCCGGCGCCGAGTATCTCTACAACACCGTCAGCCACCTCGAGACATTCGGCATCCATGACCGCAATCTGTGGCGACTGCAGCAACTGGTCGCCGACGAGATCAGGTCGCTCCATGGCCACAGGATCGCAAGCGGCGAACCGTCGGAGACAGTAGTTCCCGCTATAATATGA
- a CDS encoding transglycosylase SLT domain-containing protein: MRRSSFSKIVAVSVLLALSACATAPSHINNVCAVFDQNDGWFDNWQSAAERTEQKYGIPVPVLMATVRKESGFKSNARPPRTKLLGFIPWKHVSTAAGYSQALDGTWSQYQMETGNWAARRSRFADAIDFVGWYHSKTADTFGVARNDTYNLYLAYYLGWSTYGRGNRGDAGVQNYARATDQMARDYATQLRQCGS; this comes from the coding sequence ATGCGTAGATCGAGTTTTAGTAAAATTGTCGCTGTCTCTGTGCTGCTGGCGCTTTCGGCCTGCGCGACGGCGCCCAGCCATATCAACAACGTCTGCGCCGTCTTCGACCAGAACGACGGCTGGTTCGACAACTGGCAGTCCGCTGCCGAACGCACCGAGCAGAAATACGGCATTCCCGTCCCGGTGCTGATGGCGACGGTGCGCAAGGAATCCGGCTTCAAGAGCAACGCCCGGCCGCCGCGCACCAAGCTGCTCGGCTTCATTCCCTGGAAGCACGTCTCCACTGCCGCGGGCTACTCGCAGGCGCTCGACGGCACCTGGTCGCAGTATCAGATGGAGACCGGCAACTGGGCGGCGCGCCGCAGCCGTTTCGCCGACGCCATCGATTTCGTCGGCTGGTATCATTCCAAGACCGCCGACACGTTCGGCGTCGCCCGCAACGACACTTACAACCTCTATCTCGCCTATTACCTCGGCTGGTCGACCTACGGCCGCGGCAATCGCGGCGACGCCGGCGTACAGAACTACGCGCGCGCCACCGACCAGATGGCCCGCGACTACGCCACGCAGTTGCGGCAGTGCGGAAGCTGA
- a CDS encoding FAD-dependent oxidoreductase: MKSHAKVVVIGGGVVGCSVLFHLARHGWTDVVLLERDELTSGSTWHAAGGMHTINGDPNVAKLQKYTISLYKEIEELSGQATGVHLTGGVLLAATEARLDWLRGVVSKGRYLGIDLEVISPNEAAELMPLLDPKQFVGAVRNKEDGHLDPSGVTHAYAKAARKLGAEVERFTKVEDIVRRPDGLWRVITNKGEVICEHVVNAGGLWAREVGRMVGLELPVLAMEHMYLITEDMPEVADWNKKTGTEIIHAVDFDGELYLRQERGGMLMGTYEKANKPWSEFQTPWNFGHELLEPDIDRIAPSLEVGFRHFPAFQKTGIKQIINGPFTFAPDGNPLVGPVRGLPGFWVACGVMAGFSQGGGVGLALSNWMIEGDPGADIWAMDVARYGDWATMAYTNAKVRENYSRRFSIRFPNEELPAGRPLKTTPVYDTLSAKGAQWGVAYGLEVPLWYAPEGVKDEFSWRRSTDFDHVASEVAAVRNGVGLSEISSFAKYRVTGEGAAAWLDRVLACKLPKPGRMTLAPMLKEDGKLIGDFTLANVGDGEWFIAGSGIAEQYHMRWFEAHMPDDGSVRIEALGQKLTGLAVAGPKAREVLAKVTRADVSNAAFPFMAVARMDIGMAPCLVGRVSYTGDLGYEIWVEPEYQRAAYQALIKAGEELGIGLFGSRALNALRLEKNYGSWAREYRPIYGPVEAGLDRFVAYGKEADFIGKEAALAERKQGGKLRLRAFIVEAHDADVIGDEAIWHDGVVRGWVTSGGYAHNSKKSVAMGYVPKEIADRPDGFEIEILGRRHAARIQAAPLFDANFERMRA, translated from the coding sequence ATGAAGTCGCATGCAAAGGTCGTGGTCATCGGCGGCGGTGTCGTCGGATGCTCGGTGTTGTTCCATCTCGCCCGCCACGGCTGGACCGACGTCGTGCTTCTGGAGCGCGATGAGCTGACTTCCGGCTCGACCTGGCACGCGGCCGGCGGCATGCACACCATCAATGGCGACCCCAACGTCGCCAAGCTGCAGAAATACACGATCTCGCTTTACAAGGAGATCGAGGAGCTTTCCGGCCAGGCGACCGGCGTGCATCTGACCGGTGGCGTGCTTTTGGCCGCGACCGAGGCGCGACTCGACTGGCTGCGCGGCGTCGTCTCCAAAGGCCGCTATCTCGGCATCGATCTCGAAGTGATCTCGCCGAACGAAGCGGCCGAGCTGATGCCGCTGCTCGACCCGAAGCAATTCGTCGGGGCAGTGCGCAACAAGGAGGACGGCCATCTCGACCCGTCCGGCGTGACGCATGCTTACGCCAAAGCAGCGCGCAAGCTCGGCGCCGAGGTCGAGCGCTTCACCAAGGTAGAGGACATCGTGCGCCGGCCGGACGGGTTGTGGCGCGTCATCACCAACAAGGGCGAGGTGATTTGCGAGCATGTCGTCAATGCTGGCGGACTGTGGGCGCGCGAGGTCGGCCGCATGGTCGGGCTGGAGCTGCCGGTGCTGGCGATGGAGCACATGTACTTGATCACCGAGGACATGCCCGAGGTCGCCGACTGGAACAAGAAGACCGGCACCGAGATCATCCATGCGGTCGACTTCGACGGCGAGCTTTATTTGCGCCAGGAGCGCGGCGGCATGCTGATGGGGACCTATGAGAAGGCGAACAAGCCGTGGTCCGAGTTCCAGACGCCATGGAATTTCGGCCATGAGCTGCTGGAGCCGGACATCGACCGCATCGCGCCGTCGCTGGAGGTCGGCTTCCGCCACTTCCCGGCCTTCCAGAAGACCGGCATCAAGCAGATCATCAACGGACCCTTCACCTTCGCGCCGGACGGCAACCCGCTGGTCGGCCCGGTGCGCGGCCTGCCCGGCTTCTGGGTCGCCTGCGGCGTCATGGCGGGTTTCAGCCAAGGTGGCGGCGTCGGGCTGGCGCTCTCCAACTGGATGATCGAGGGCGATCCCGGCGCCGATATCTGGGCGATGGACGTGGCGCGCTACGGCGACTGGGCGACGATGGCCTACACCAACGCCAAGGTGCGCGAGAACTATTCGCGCCGCTTCTCGATCCGTTTCCCGAACGAGGAACTGCCCGCGGGGCGTCCGCTCAAGACGACACCGGTCTATGACACGCTGTCGGCCAAGGGCGCGCAGTGGGGGGTCGCCTATGGGCTGGAAGTGCCGCTGTGGTATGCGCCGGAAGGCGTCAAGGACGAGTTCTCGTGGCGGCGTTCGACCGACTTCGACCATGTCGCGAGCGAGGTTGCCGCCGTTCGCAACGGCGTCGGCCTGTCGGAGATTTCGAGCTTCGCCAAATACAGGGTGACGGGCGAAGGCGCCGCAGCCTGGCTTGACCGCGTGCTCGCCTGCAAGCTGCCCAAGCCAGGCCGCATGACGCTGGCGCCGATGCTGAAGGAAGACGGCAAGCTGATCGGAGATTTCACGCTCGCCAATGTCGGAGATGGCGAATGGTTCATCGCCGGCTCAGGCATTGCCGAGCAGTACCATATGCGCTGGTTCGAGGCGCATATGCCCGATGATGGCTCGGTCCGCATCGAAGCGCTTGGGCAGAAGCTCACCGGTCTCGCCGTCGCCGGCCCAAAGGCGAGGGAGGTGCTGGCCAAAGTCACCCGCGCCGATGTCTCCAACGCTGCCTTCCCCTTCATGGCGGTCGCCAGGATGGATATCGGCATGGCGCCGTGTCTTGTCGGCCGCGTGAGCTATACGGGCGATCTCGGCTACGAGATATGGGTGGAGCCGGAATATCAGCGCGCCGCCTACCAGGCGCTGATCAAGGCAGGCGAGGAACTCGGCATCGGCCTGTTCGGCTCGCGCGCGCTCAATGCGCTCAGGCTGGAGAAGAACTACGGCTCATGGGCGCGCGAGTACCGGCCGATCTACGGACCGGTCGAGGCCGGGCTCGATCGTTTCGTCGCCTATGGCAAGGAGGCCGATTTCATCGGCAAGGAAGCGGCGCTCGCCGAACGCAAGCAGGGCGGCAAGCTCAGGCTGCGCGCCTTCATCGTCGAGGCTCACGATGCCGATGTCATCGGCGACGAGGCGATCTGGCATGACGGCGTCGTGCGCGGCTGGGTTACCTCGGGCGGCTATGCTCACAATTCGAAGAAATCGGTCGCGATGGGTTATGTGCCGAAGGAGATCGCCGACAGGCCGGACGGCTTCGAGATCGAGATCCTGGGCAGGCGCCATGCGGCGCGCATTCAGGCAGCGCCGCTGTTCGACGCCAATTTCGAACGGATGCGCGCCTGA
- a CDS encoding VOC family protein, translating to MPNSPKPFFWYELMTTDLDAAEAFYTAVVGWKAEPFAKAPGMPRYIVMNSAVRGVGGLMTMPEDAAKMGMPPAWLGYIYTKDVDASTKALQEAGGTVHRPPDDIPEVGRFAVVADPQGATFMFLQPNQPGQPPVPATTPGHIGWHELYTSDWKAAFDFYAGQFGWESAGEFDMGEMGVYKTFTAGPESGGGMMNKPPQIPVPVWQFYFNVDAIDAAAKRVTDNGGKVLMGPMEVPSAQWVVQCQDPQGAHFALLAPGR from the coding sequence ATGCCGAATTCCCCAAAACCCTTCTTCTGGTACGAACTGATGACCACCGACCTCGACGCCGCCGAGGCCTTTTACACAGCCGTTGTCGGCTGGAAGGCCGAGCCCTTTGCGAAAGCGCCGGGCATGCCTCGCTATATCGTGATGAATTCGGCCGTGCGCGGCGTCGGCGGGTTGATGACCATGCCGGAGGATGCCGCCAAGATGGGCATGCCGCCCGCCTGGCTCGGCTACATCTACACCAAGGATGTGGACGCCTCGACGAAGGCGCTGCAGGAGGCCGGCGGCACCGTCCATCGCCCGCCGGATGACATTCCGGAAGTCGGCCGCTTCGCCGTGGTTGCTGACCCGCAGGGCGCGACCTTCATGTTCCTGCAGCCCAACCAGCCTGGGCAACCGCCGGTGCCTGCCACCACGCCCGGCCATATCGGCTGGCACGAACTCTACACCTCGGACTGGAAAGCGGCGTTCGACTTTTATGCGGGCCAGTTCGGCTGGGAGAGCGCCGGCGAGTTCGACATGGGCGAGATGGGCGTTTACAAGACCTTCACCGCCGGGCCGGAATCGGGTGGCGGCATGATGAACAAGCCGCCGCAGATTCCGGTGCCGGTCTGGCAATTCTATTTCAACGTCGACGCCATCGATGCCGCGGCCAAGCGCGTCACCGACAATGGCGGCAAAGTCCTGATGGGACCGATGGAAGTGCCGAGCGCGCAGTGGGTCGTCCAATGCCAGGATCCGCAAGGCGCGCATTTCGCACTGCTGGCGCCGGGGCGGTAG